From Kangiella sp. TOML190, one genomic window encodes:
- a CDS encoding ABC transporter ATP-binding protein — protein sequence MIELKNLAKTFAYDKKEAKARQKKVVKDPREGEGVFHAVKDVSFNVEPGKVLGLLGPNGAGKTTTLRMLSTALQPTSGQILIDGKDVTKDPLYATKQIGFLSGKTGLYHRLTVQENVEYFGRMHGLSNQELAQRVDQIFTMLDMHSFAAKRADDLSTGMSQRASIARAVIHNPKVLVFDEPTTGLDVISAKTVLDFIESYRGSDMSVIFSTHHLHEVEQLCDQVCLIDLGVSKFFGSTAEFAALSENQDLYSSFLKLVEEQPEVA from the coding sequence ATGATTGAATTGAAGAACCTTGCCAAAACTTTTGCATACGATAAAAAGGAAGCAAAAGCTCGGCAAAAAAAAGTAGTGAAAGATCCTCGTGAAGGAGAGGGTGTTTTTCATGCGGTAAAAGATGTTAGCTTTAATGTTGAGCCAGGCAAGGTTTTAGGACTGTTGGGTCCCAACGGTGCGGGTAAAACCACTACTTTGCGGATGCTATCAACAGCGCTGCAACCAACTTCTGGCCAGATTTTAATCGATGGTAAGGATGTTACTAAAGATCCTTTATACGCTACCAAACAGATTGGTTTTTTATCGGGAAAAACAGGTCTTTACCACCGATTAACGGTGCAAGAAAACGTTGAATACTTTGGCCGTATGCACGGCTTATCGAATCAAGAATTGGCGCAGCGGGTAGATCAAATCTTCACCATGCTCGATATGCATTCTTTTGCTGCGAAAAGGGCTGATGATTTATCGACTGGTATGTCACAAAGAGCTTCGATCGCGCGCGCAGTAATTCATAACCCAAAAGTTTTGGTGTTTGATGAACCTACCACTGGTTTAGATGTGATTTCAGCAAAAACCGTCTTGGATTTTATCGAATCTTATCGTGGTAGCGATATGTCGGTAATTTTTTCGACCCATCATTTACATGAAGTGGAGCAGCTCTGCGATCAGGTCTGCTTGATCGACTTGGGCGTATCTAAGTTCTTTGGTTCCACAGCAGAGTTTGCAGCTCTATCAGAAAACCAAGATCTCTATTCATCTTTCTTAAAATTAGTAGAAGAACAACCGGAGGTAGCATAG